TGATGCGATTGCAGTCTCTTTTCTAGAAGAACAGCTTACTTATGGTGAACTCAACAGAAAAGCAAATCAACTCGCACACTACTTACAAACACTGGGAGTTAAACCAGAGGTTTTAGTAGGTATCTGCGTTGAGCGTTCTTTAGAGATGCTGGTGGGACTTTTGGGTATCTTGAAAGCTGGTGCAGCTTACTTACCTTTAGACCCAGGTTTTCCACAAGAACGCTTGGAATTAATCTTATCTGATTCTCAGGTGCCAGTGTTGCTGACTGATAATAAAAAATTATTTGCTGATGATGAACATAGGAAAGTCATCTGTTTACGTACAGAGAAGGAAAAGATTGCGAGTCATAGCAAAGATAATCCTACACCATGTGCAACTGCTAAAAATCTGGCTTATGTTATCTATACCTCAGGTTCAACTGGTAAGCCTAAGGGAGTAGAAATTCCTCACGGTGCTGTGGTCAATTTCTTAAAATCTATGCAGCATGAACCTGGAATTGCAGAGTCAGATGTCCTTTTGGCAGTGACTACAATATCATTTGATATTGCCGCCCTGGAGCTGTATCTGCCTTTAATTACGGGTGCTAAGTTGGTATTAGCAAGTCGAGAAGTCGCTAGCGATGGCAGGCGACTCACAGAACTAATTCATACTTCTGGTGCTACGATTATGCAAGCCACGCCAGCGAGTTGGCGGATGTTGCTTGCGGCTGGATGGACTAGTTCTCCTCAATTGAAAATTCTCTGCGGTGGCGAAGGCTTAACTAGTGACTTGGCAAAGCATTTATTAGAAAAAGGTGATACTGTATGGAATTTGTATGGACCGACTGAAACGACTATTTGGTCAACTGTCTGTCAAGTAGAAGCTACGAAACTATCTCATGCTTTAGTCTCCATCGGTCGTCCGATCGCCAACACACAAACTTACATATTGGATTCCCATCTTCAACCAGTTCCCATCGGAGTTTTGGGCGAATTGTATATAGGTGGTGCTGGGGTTGCACGCGGTTACTTCAATCGTCCTGAACTAACTGCTGAACGCTTTATTGCTAATCCTTTCTCGCAAGGTTCCTGTTTTTACAGGACAGGAGATTTAGCTCGTTACCTGGATGATGGCAATATTGAATACGTTAGTCGAATAGACAATCAAGTAAAAATTCGAGGTTTTCGGATCGAACTTGGGGATATAGAAAACGCTTTATCTGCTCATCCACAAGTGCGAGAAACAGTTGTCATTACCCGTAGTGATCAACCAGGAGAAAAACAAATAGTAGCTTATATTACTACTAAACAGGAAGAACCAACTCCAGACACCCTGCGCGATTTCCTCAAACAGAAGTTACCAGATTACATGGTGCCAATAGCTTTTGTAATCTTAGAAGCATTACCCTTAACTCCTAGTGGAAAAGTCAACCGTCGCGCTTTGCCAAAGCCAACACTTTCTAGCTTCAGCCAACACAATGAATTTGTCGCACCGCGCAATGATACCGAAGGGAAACTGGCAAAAATCTGGTCAGAAATTTTAAACATTCAGCCAATAGGTGTTAAAGATAACTTCTTTGAAATCGGTGGAAATTCTCTTTCAGCAATCTACTTAATAGCTTCAATTGGGCAGCACTTTGGTAAGGAATTACCCTTATCAGCAGTCCTCACCAATCCCACCATTGAAAAGTTTGCAAATCTTCTTGATACCAGTTCCAATACTTTTGAAAACTCCCTCCTAGTTCCCATCCAGCCAAAAGGTAACAAGCCAGCCTTTTTCTGCGTACATCCTGCAGGTGGTCATGTTATGTGTTACTTCAAATTGGCGCATTCTCTCAGTGACGAGCAACCGTTTTATGGCTTGCAAGCGCAAGGGTTTCATGGGGAAGAAGAACCACTCACACGAGTCGAGGATATGGCAAGCTTGTATATCCAAGCAATTAGGAAGTTTCAGCCCAATGATCCTTATTCTATTGGTGGTTGGTCATTTGGGGGAGTTGTAGCGTATGAAATGGCACAACAATTACACAAACAGGGACAGGAAGTCTCTTTAGTAATACTTGATTCTTATGTTCCAATTCTCTTGGATAAAAACAAGAAAATTGACGCCCCCTATTTGGTTGGTGTTCTTTCCAGATATTTTGGCGGAATAGCAGGGCAAGATAATCTGGTAACACCTGATGAAATTAAGCACTTGAGTATTAACGAACAAATCAACTATATCCTTGACAAGGCAATAGAAGTTAAGATATTACCGCCATCAAATCAAAGCCAACAAAACCGACGCATTCTTGATGTATTAGTAGGAACGCTAAAAGCAACTTATTCTTATCTGCCACAGCCATATCCAGGAAAAGTCACTGTTTTGAGAGCCAAAGAAAAGCATATCATGGCTTCCGATCCAACTCTGGTGTGGGTGGAATTATTCTCTATCATGGATGCAGAAGATATAAAAATCATTGATGTTTCTGGTAATCACTACACATGTATTTTGGAACCTCATTTACAAGTCTTAGCAGAACGCTTGAAATCATCTCTGGCAGAATTTTAGTCAGAAGGTAGTTTTTGATTGGGGCTGGGCACAATCAAAAAAACTAAGAATTCAGTCCCCAGAATGGACTGCGCCCTTGCACTCTTTCCTGAAGGCTTTGATCTTTATGAAAGATGGTAGTGAGAGCATCTTACTTCCTACTTTATTACTGAAGCGGGCTGTCCGAGCGCACTACAAACAAAATACATTTACACATTTGGGATACTCCCGTTTTTTATGAGAATAGCATATATAGTTTTGGCACATAAATATCCAGAACAATTAGTACGTCTTATTTCTAAACTAAACACAGATGACGTTTCATTTTTTATACATATAGATCAAAAAACAGAGCAGAAAATTTATCATCAGATAGTGACTCAACTCAAGGATTTTCCAAATGTCTCTTTCATAAAGAGATACCATTTAGGATGGGGAGGTTTTGATATTATCAGAGCTAGTCTTGAAGGAATAAAATCAATAGTTGAAACGGGTAAGTACTTCGATTATGTTATATATTTCTCAGGTCAAGACTATTTGATCAAGTCAAATGAACAGATTAAAAAGTTTTTCCAAGAAAATAATGGTAAAGAATTTATAGAGTATTTTCCATTACCTTGTAGTATATGGTACAAGGGAGGCTTAACAAGATTAGAATCTTGGTATATTCGTTGGAAAGATAAGGAGTTTTTTATTCCGCAAAAGCGTGAGTTTAAATCTCCTATTAACTCTTTGTTATATTCATTGTTGATTTTGCTTTTACCGAAAAGACCTAAATTGCCTGAAGGATTTGCTCTTTATGGAGGTTCAGCATTTTGGTGCTTAACAGGAGAATCTACAAAATGGATAAATAATTTTGTTAAGCAAAACCCCAAGTTTGTTAATAGTTTTAATTACACTTATTGTCCAGATGAATTGTTTTACCAGATTTTAATTGCAAATTCCCCTTTTAAGGAAAAAATTATTAACACTAGCTTGACCTATCTAGAGTGGCCGAAGGATGATTCCCTTCACCCCAAAATTTTAGAAAAAAAGGATTTTGAGAAAATTAGGGAATCAGAAAAATTATTTGCTAGGAAGTTTGATCTGACTATAGATGCAAATATATTAGACATGATTGATAAAAGAATATTAAGCGAATCTGAAAAAATCAAATAAATTTGTAATTCTGGTCGCATCAGGATAAATGATTAATGTTCCCGAGCAACATGAGACATTTGTTCTAGAAGCCCCATATCCAAATTTTAGGAAAAGAGTTTTCATGCTTTTAGAAGCGGGTGAAAAATAGTGCGAATGCTATATTAAAGGCAAAGCTATGTGCTGACGTTTTGAGGAAAAGGCAATGACGACAACACTATCTGCGCCTCATTCTATTGAGTCCTTGCTAGGCAAAGAAGCAGAAGACTTGCTCACCTATAAGGCAAAAGTTTCTAAGGATTTACTACATTTGCCAGGACCAGATTTTGTGGATCGAGTTTGGTTGAACAGCGATCGCAACCCCCAAGTCCTGCGTAATCTTCAAACACTATACTCAACCGGACGGCTGGCAAATACTGGCTACCTCTCTATTCTGCCAGTAGATCAGGGGATTGAACACTCAGCCGGTGCGTCATTTGCACCCAATCCCATCTACTTTGATCCAGAAAATATTCTTAAGCTGGCAATAGCAGCAGGTTGCAACGCTGTTGCGACAACTTTGGGAGTTTTAGGTTCAGTTTCACGCAAATATGCTCACAAAATTCCCTTTATAGTCAAAATCAACCACAACGAACTGCTAACTTTCCCCAATCAATCTGACCAAGTTTTGTTTGCTTCAGTTGAACAAGCTTGGAATTTGGGTGCAGTTGCTGTGGGTGCGACTATTTATTTTGGATCGGAAAACTCCACTCGCCAAATTCAGGAAATTAGCCAAGCCTTCAAACGCGCCCATGATTTGGGGATGGTGACGATTCTTTGGTGCTATTTGCGGAACAACGCTTTTAAAGAAGACAAAGATTATCACCTTGCAGCTGATCTGACAGGACAAGCGAATCATCTGGGTGTGACAATTGAAGCTGACATTATTAAACAAAAGTTGCCTGAAAATAACAACGGGTACGGAGCAGTAGCCAAGGCGACTGGTAAGAGTTACGGTAAAACCAATGAGCGGGTTTACACAGATTTGACAACCGACCACCCAATCGATTTAACTCGTTATCAGGTACTCAACTGTTATTGTGGACGTGCAGGACTGATTAACTCTGGTGGCGCGTCTGGAAAAAATGACTTTGCAGAAGCTGTTCGGACTGCGGTAATAAATAAACGCGCTGGTGGAACAGGATTAATTTCTGGGCGCAAAACATTTCAACGTCCGTTTGACGAAGGAGTGAAATTGTTTAACGCGATTCAGGATGTTTATTTGTCTGATGCGGTGGCGATTGCCTAGGGCAGAGCTACGCTTAACGCCTAGGGCAGAATTACGCTTAACGCTTAAACGACTCTCAGACGAACGTGTCCGCCTGCGATTCAAATCGCAGGCTAATAGCCAAAGTCCTCTCAAGAGGACTAAATGCTTTAGGTGTAAAATATGCGGGTAGCGTGTAGTTTCTCAAAAATTTGCTCGTAACAAAGCGCAGCGTGGAGATCGATGACTAAGCAATTGAGAATGTGAAATGTAAAAAACTTGACAAGCATAGATGATACATTCTATGTTTGAGGGAGTGTGTTGAAACTCATCGACACCACTCCCCCGATCCTTGAAAACCTCATAATTCCGTTGAGTGGTGTCGATTGCTCTTGTAGTAAGGGTTTCAGCCTACAAGATGAGGATTTTATTGCAAATCATCTTGCCCTTATTGACAATTAAAAAAGTGGTGTCGATTTGGCGTCTGAAATCCGCTCCCACTAAGGCTCCCTGAGCGAACTCTTTCCATTACCTCTTCCCCTAACGGGGATGGAAACAAACCAGCAAATGCTCTTTGGTAAGCTTTTGCGATTTCCTTTGCATAACCTCTTCCCCTAACGGGGATGAAATACTAAATCTTTGTACCAAATTCCGAATTATTGAATGAGCGAGAAAATTTTCGATGGGAAAACTAAATCTGAGGCTTAAACACCTTGCGATTTCTAGTTCCTACAGTTAGTTGCTCAAGAATTCCCAAGTCATCCCCCACACTTGATAATGCCGCTTAAGTTGGCAGGGATGCTGGGATTTTTCTATTTGTGGGGGTTGGTGGTTGAGTAGAAACTTACGTAGATAATAAAGTAAAAAAACACATTTACTCTCTGTATCCACTATCCACAGTTCATCCCAGAGATAACAAACAGCCGATCTGCCGTTAGCGTAGCGTGCGCTTTGCGCTTAGGCAGCAGGGCCTCGCGATCGCCCCATAAATTTTATTCTTTCAACAAAGGAATTGTTAAGAGACAAATATTAATAGAACTTCTGAGATATTGTAAAGTAAGTCAGAAGTTTGCCAAACGAGTGACATGAAGCTGGCGCAACGAGTAAGTCAAGTAGCACCTTCTATAACTTTAGCTATTGCAGCCAAGGCTAAGGCAATGAAGGCAGAAGGAATTGATGTTTGTAGTTTTAGCGCTGGAGAACCGGACTTTGATAGTCCAGCGCACGTCAAAGCTGCTGCACAGAAAGCTTTGGACGAAGGTAAAACCAAGTATGGACCTGCATCTGGGGAACCAAAGTTAAGAGAAGCCATTGCTCGCAAGTTAAAAACTGACAATGGTCTTGATTACAAAGCAGAAAATGTTATTGTCACCAACGGTGGGAAACATTCTCTGTTTAACTTAATACTGGCGCTGATTGAACCTGGAGATGAAGTTATCATCCCCGCGCCCTACTGGTTAAGTTATCCGGAAATGGTGACGCTTGCTGGTGGAGTCTCTGTGATTGTCCCCACAGATGTTTCGACAGGTTACAAAATTACACCAGAACAGTTGCGTAAGTCGATTACGCCCAAGACAAAGCTTTTTATCCTCAACTCGCCATCTAATCCTACTGGTATGGTTTACACACCAGAGGAAATTCAGGCGATCGCCCAAATTATCGTTGAGACTGACATTCTTGTCGTTTCCGACGAAATTTATGAGAAGATTCTCTACGATGGTGTTAAACAGGTCAGCATTGGTTCGCTAGGACCAGAGATTTTTGAGCGAACTATTATCAGCAATGGGTTTGCCAAAGCTTACTCCATGACAGGATGGCGCATCGGATATTTGGCAGGACCTATTGATTTGATTAAAGCAACAATTACCATCCAAAGCCATAGTGTGTCGAATGTTTGTACCTTTGCTCAATATGGGGCGATCGCAGCTTTGGAAGGTTCGCAAGATTGTGTCGAAGAAATGCTGCAAGCCTTCGCCAAACGACGAGAAGTCATGTATGAAAGACTTAACGCTATTCCTGGGCTGAGTTGTCCAAAACCAGACGGCGCTTTCTACTTATTTCCCGACATTAGCAAAACAGGGCTAAAATCTCTGGATTTTTCTAACAGGTTGCTAGAAAAAGAGCAAGTAGCAGTTATTCCTGGAATCGCCTTTGCTGGTGATGACAATATTCGCCTTTCCTACGCCACCGATATGGCAACAATTGAAAAGGGAATGGATAGATTTGAAAAATTTGTCAAATCACTTATTTAGTCATTAGTCAACGCCCTAAGTCCTTACGGACACGCTGCGCGAACGGGCAGGGTGTAAGGGGGTAAGGGTGTAGGGGTGTAGGGGAACCCCATGAATAAAACGCGCAGCGCCGTTCGCTTTAGTGGCGGTTTGGGCTTGAAACTTCCCTTTCTTTTCTTTCCAATATTAAAATAAGGGGCTTGCGTCCTTGTTGGTTCCGGCGGCGTGGCAACAAAGAAAATTTTCTCTTCCCCTTAGACCCTTACACCCCCATACACGCCAGATACCTACGGAGGGAGACCCTCATCAAGTACTGGCTCCCCTACACCCCTTTCTTGGTCATTAGTCAACTGTTGACTAACGCAACAAGCCCATTTCTTTCAAACCTTGGCGCAGTCGTTTCGCCTCTTGCGGATTTTGCTGTTCTTCGTGAAGGGCGATCGCTTTTTGAAAACTCACAAGACTATCTTTTACATAGCCAAGTTTCAGCAGCAATACCCCCAAGTTTTGGTACGCATCAGCATATTTAGGACTTAACTCAATTGCTTTTTGATAAGCTAAGATAGCATCTTTGAATAAACTCATTTCCTTTAGCGTCATCCCCAGATTGTAATATCCTGGGACGAAACTGGAGTCAATCTTGATTGTTGCTTCGTAAGCAGTTTTAGCACCATTTAAATCTCCAGTTGCTTTGAGTAAATTGCCAAGATTGTTGTATGCTCCTAATTTCAGAATAGGGTAAATAGGCAATTTCACTGCAGCATCATAGTGGGCGATCGCATTTTTATAATTTTGCAAACGAGAGTAAGCAATACCAAGATGATAGTAGAGTTCGTATAAAGTCTCGTACTCCTCCTCACAATTCGCAACTCCCTGCGCCAACAACTTGATACCTTCTACTATTTTCCCGATTTTTACATAAAGCCCCCCCAACTTACTACAAACATAAGGATCATTAGGATGAGAAGCAAGAAAACCTTCCATCGCTGCTTGTGCTTTGGTAAATTTATCTTGTTGAGCTATGGCATTTTTTTGGTATCCTGTGTGTGAAATAGCAACCCCTTCCAAATAGCCAACTTGCAAACCTGGTTCCTGAGTTAAAATTTCAGACACGCTATCATCCACTAACGCATGGTAAGGGCGAGAAAAGCGGATATCTGGATGATTGCGGAACAGGCGCGAAACCAGCGAGTAAGGAGATTGTTCTGCTTCTACCTCATGGCGCAGAAGGTTGATCAGGAGGTATTCTTCCCTTCGTATCGCCTGCTTCAACTGCGGTACAATTTTCTGGGTGAGAGTTTCATCTGCATCTAAGACAAGAATCCAATCACCTGTGACGTATTTTAAAGCTTCATTGCGAGCAGCACTAAAGTCATTACACCATTCAAAATGATGCACTTTCGCACCAAATTTTTGAGCAATTTGTGGAGTGCTGTCTGTAGAACCTGTATCTAATACTACCATTTCATCGACGACATTTTTCACACTGCCAAGACATTTAGACAGCGTTGCTTCTTCGTTTTTGACAATCATGCACAGGCTTAGTTTCATAGGTAACTCGTCTACTTTTTTAAATATTGTGTAAATATGAGTAACTTTAATTGTGTGCCGAAAGCTTTATCAAATGTGATAAGAACTTCTTCAACACATGGTGACTTTAATGATAGGTCAAACACTAGGTAGACGCTATAGCCGAATGGCATTAAGACCGTTTCACTTTAAAATTGATACGAAGCGTGGGATGAGTGCCCGATTTAGGTAAATGAGGGTTAGAAGTATAAACGGAACTCTAGAAAAGTAATCCTAAAGACACAAAGGGCGATACTTCCTTGGAAAGACGTAATCACACTACTACGTTCTTAGGATTTTAAGGGTTAAAAGCTCACAGTCCACGCAAACCATCTGGTATCGAAAGACTTGCAAGTCATAGCAAACAAGCGTGGAGTCATCATATAGGAGTTTCGACGGTTATGAAGAACAGTTCCTTAATTCGACCTCTGGCTGTCGTAACGGGTGCCTCTAACGGTATCGGCTACGAACTTGCCAAACAGTTTGCCCAAAATGGCTTTGATTTGATCATCACAGCTACTGGCTCAAGCATTGACGAAGCCGCTCAAGCTTTCGTTGGACTAGGTGTCAAAGTCGAGACGGTGCAGTCCGATCTTGCCACCTATGACGGGGTTGAGACGCTCTACAACAAGATTAAGGCAGCGAACCGACCAGTGGATGCGATCGCGATCAACGCAGGTGTTGGTGTTGGCGGTGACTTTGCCCGCGAAACCGATCTACAGGACGAACTCAATCTGATCAATCTGAACGTCGTATCGACTGTCCATCTCGCTAAGCGGGTGGTGAAAGACATGGTTACTCGCGGTAAGGGTCGCATCCTCTTTACTTCCTCGATCGCCGCTTTGATGCCTGGACCGTTCGAGGCAGTCTACGCAGCCTCCAAGGCGTTTGTCCACTCCTTTTCCCAGGGACTGCGCAGCGAACTGAAGGACACGGGCGTCACCGTCACCGTCCTCATGCCCGGACCGACCAATACCAACTTCTTCCAGCGCGCGGATATGAACGATACCAAGGCGGGCGTGAGTCAAAAGGACGACGCAGCCGAAGTCGCCAAGCAGGGTTTTGAAGCTTTGATGGCGGGCAAGGATGAGGTCATCGCAGGCTCACTCCAAACCAAGATTCTGGGCACCGTGAGCAAAATCTTGCCTGATACCGTCAGTGCCGAACTGCACCGCACGCTTACTGAGCCGGGGTCAGCTAACAAGTAATACTGATTCAAAAAGCGATAGCTTCCACGCGGACACCATATCCAAAAGTTTTGCTTCTTTAACAGGACTTACGCAAACAAACCCGGTTTCTACCAAAAATCCTCTGTTTCGTAACCAAATACGAACGAAGAAACCGGGTTTCTGGCAGATGGTGCGTAAGTTCTATTTAAGAAAGTTGCAGTCAAGTTAACGACTGCATTAATGATACATTTCTAAACTGAATCTTAAATCTGTAAGGTTTGTTAACAAAATACCGCAATATTTGAAAGTGGTGCTATCACAAACAAAAGCGAGTGAAACAAAAATCCAATACTCCTAGATTACCCCTACCACAACCACTTGTGGCTGTAGAAGCTGGTACGTTTACCGAATTTACAGTTACTCAACGGATGCCTAGTATTGCCCGTAGAGTTATCGCTGAAAATAAGTTTCCAGCCAATATTAATGCCAGCTTAGAGAAACTAGCCAGTGAACTGCCATCGGGATATTTGCCAACTCTTGTAGATGATACTAGTTCAGATTTTGCAGATTGGTCTAGATATTTAGAACCATATAAAGAACAGCGTTGGATAGATATTCCCTGGTTTTTCGCGGAAACTTATTTTTATAGATATCTTCTACAAATTACCAACTACTTTCGTGCTGGTGAGTGGCAAGGTGTAGATCCATTTGAGTTGCAAAAACGTCAAGGTTTAGAAACATCCCTTGACTCAATCGTTGCTTTATGCACTCAAGTGAATGGATGGTTGAATGTATCAGAGCAAGAAAATCAATCAAGGCAAACAGCTTTGATAACATTATTATATTTTGGTTTGTGGGGAAATCGAGTTGACCTTAGTTTGTGGTCAGCATTTGAGACTGACCGCAGTCGTTTTGATATTCAAAATCAACAATCTCACATATTAGTAGATGATGCACTCAAAGTCACAGAATTGTTAGTGAATAGCAATTCCGGACGTGTTGACTTTGTTGTAGATAATGCTGGCTTTGAACTTGTCTGTGATTTGTGTTTGGTAGATTATCTTTTAGGTAGTGGTGTCGCGAGCCTTGTGAGATTGCATTTAAAGTCTCACCCAACATTCGTCTCTGATGCCATGATAAAAGATGTGCATCAAACAACAGAATTTTTATTAGCCTCAAGCAATCCAGAAGTGACATCCTTTGCTAAAAGACTACAAGAATATATTGCATCAGAGCAGTTAGTTTTGTCTGACGATTATTTTTGGACATCACCTTTAGCTTTTTGGGAAATACCTGAGTCTCTAAAAAATGATTTATCTCATTCCAATTTGATAGTTATTAAAGGAGATGCAAATTATCGAAGATTGTTAGGAGATAGACATTGGGATTTTACGACTAAAATCTCAGATATCGTGTGTTACTTACCCGTCCCAATGGTAGCCCTACGCACTTTGAAATCGGAAGTTGCAGCAGGAATTAAACCGGAAGTTTTGGAGGAAGTGGAAAAGTCAGACTCTGCTTGGTTAACGAATGGACAATGGGGAGTTGTTCAGTTGGTGGATAATAATTAAAGGAGTTTAGAACTAAAACTAAACAGGAGGAATGGAGTGAGTATTAACCTTGACCTACCAGAAGAGCTGGAGAATGAACTTTGCATTGAAGCTTCTGAGCTAAACTTACCCTTGTCGGAATACATTCTCCGGATTCTGTCTACTAGACAAGTTCTAGCTAATCCGCCTAAGACCGGAGCAGAGCTTGTTGCTTATTGGCAGAGTGAAGGCATCATCAATTCACGACCTGACATCACTGATAGTCAAGCATACGCCCGCCAGCTGCGTCATGAGGCTCAAATGCGATCAAAATTATAGGTAGAGTTGATGTACCTGTTAGACACTGATGTTCTGATCGATATTCAGCGTGGTCATGCTCCTGCAATAGCTTGGTTTGCGAACCTACCAGAGGTGCCCAGTGTTCCCGGCTTTGTGGTTATGGAGCTCATTCAAGATGCTCGCAATATGCAACAAGTTCGTAATGCCCTCAAGCTCGTTGCTCCATTGCCTGTGGTTTGGGCTACTGAAGCTGATTGCGCTCCTGCTCTGTCAGATTTTACAACCTATCACTTGTCAAATAGTTTGGGATTGCTTGATGCTTTGATTGCTGCCTGTGCAGTTGGACGAGGTGCAACACTCTGCACCTTCAATGTGAAACATTATCGGATTGTGCCTGGTTTAATGACAGCACAGCCCTACACGCGTTGAGGTAGTCTCACACCGCAGTGCAACGAACGAATCCTATCGCAACTGAAACTCATCAAACTTCACAACTTTTGAATCTGGCTGACTTGTATTGAAACGATAACTGCTGACTGTACCCTTACCCGTATCAAAAATGCTGAAAGCTGTAAGATCATTACTGGCAATATACGGTATGGGTTTGCCATCTTTGTCGGGTAATGGAGCGATCGTTGGTAAAACTGGTTCTAACCCATTGGGATCCCCAAGTGCAGCATAATCCTTTTTGTCACCTGATGGAACTGATCGCTTATCGCCACTCAAGAAAGCACCGTAAGTATTGCCAACATTTGATGTTTCTAAAAAGTGCATTCCCGACTGACTAAGAAAACGGTTCCAGATATGCGAGTGCCCATAGAATACCATCTGTACTTTAGCTGCTTCAAGTAAGGGAATCACATCGCGAATCAAATAATCTGATTTTTTGGGGTATTTGTAACGTACCGTTTTAACATTGCGATTCGCATCACGTTCAATAATCTGCACGGGATTAGTATAAGCAGGAACAATATTGTCGCCTAAAGAATGAGGTGGATGATGAAACATCACGACTTTATATTTTGCTTGTTTAAACTCAGGACTGTTGAGTTCTTTTTCTAACCAGTTGTACTGCTGACTTCCTTTGGCAATTGGTTCAAAAATAACTTGTCCGTAACCCCAATTTTCTGGATTTTGCAAATCTTTATCTCTTTCCCGATACTTCCCCCTCGCTTCTGCATCCATATTGGGAGTCCGCCACATATTCGTCGCATATAGAACGACTAGACGCACATCACCAAAACTGACTGCATAATAACTTTCTCCACCTTCTTTACTCTCAGGTAAAGTGAAAATTTCTTCGTAGGTATCAGTATTATAAGAATTATTTTTCAGCGATTTTTCCCCATACAACTTCATCGCAACTGGACGCGGAAACGCATCATTAAATTCATCGCCTAAACTTCCACCCTTGCCAAAGCGTCCCATCACTTCATGATTACCAATACTGGTAAACATTGGGGCATGTTGAATAATTTCTCCACCAATAAAAGATGTCTTTATTCCATTCACATCTGTTTCAAACTTGGCACGACCTTGTAAACAAGGGAAGAAAGCACCACCTCCATTATCATCAAACCATTCTGAGGCACGATCTGCAATATTCACTGTATCTCCTGCTAACCAAACTGCATCCACTTTACCAACAGTTTCCACGACCTTTTGCAGATTTGCTGCTATCATTGGTTTCAATTGATGATCAGAA
This portion of the Brasilonema sennae CENA114 genome encodes:
- a CDS encoding non-ribosomal peptide synthetase, translating into MKASFPLSEVQHKIWFSHHFMPEELNDKVCFAFKINSPVSISDLKKTFQAIIDRHDILRTTYHESEKKIFQEIHDNVEANLEEIDASSWDFHELTNSLLQSAKHPFNLEKAPMIRLSLFSRSATEHILLLIVHSLASDWASLLLLVDDFLQLYLSKNNFLDSNKNIKTLESSQYFYKEYVKKQVNLLESSEGKRLKDYWEKQFSGELPLLELPTRLPQEPLKNNNGSFYSFVINNRLTGLLKKLANDENVSQENLLLTAFKILLYRYTSEKDVLVGLVVNQQDRPEFERVVGNFTNVVISRDLIWESLSFKKFLHQLSHTVSEIKEYQDYPFALLVRQLQSKSNSSHSPICQASFTYRNVETLENISKLFEAVAKKQPTNCGDLELEYWELPQQKVEFDLSLEVIQLSESSLGYFKYNSNLLDEATIAHLSEHFQNLLESIVSNPEQPVAQLPLLSQKEQQKILVEWNATETDYDLSVCLHQLIEAQVERNSDAIAVSFLEEQLTYGELNRKANQLAHYLQTLGVKPEVLVGICVERSLEMLVGLLGILKAGAAYLPLDPGFPQERLELILSDSQVPVLLTDNKKLFADDEHRKVICLRTEKEKIASHSKDNPTPCATAKNLAYVIYTSGSTGKPKGVEIPHGAVVNFLKSMQHEPGIAESDVLLAVTTISFDIAALELYLPLITGAKLVLASREVASDGRRLTELIHTSGATIMQATPASWRMLLAAGWTSSPQLKILCGGEGLTSDLAKHLLEKGDTVWNLYGPTETTIWSTVCQVEATKLSHALVSIGRPIANTQTYILDSHLQPVPIGVLGELYIGGAGVARGYFNRPELTAERFIANPFSQGSCFYRTGDLARYLDDGNIEYVSRIDNQVKIRGFRIELGDIENALSAHPQVRETVVITRSDQPGEKQIVAYITTKQEEPTPDTLRDFLKQKLPDYMVPIAFVILEALPLTPSGKVNRRALPKPTLSSFSQHNEFVAPRNDTEGKLAKIWSEILNIQPIGVKDNFFEIGGNSLSAIYLIASIGQHFGKELPLSAVLTNPTIEKFANLLDTSSNTFENSLLVPIQPKGNKPAFFCVHPAGGHVMCYFKLAHSLSDEQPFYGLQAQGFHGEEEPLTRVEDMASLYIQAIRKFQPNDPYSIGGWSFGGVVAYEMAQQLHKQGQEVSLVILDSYVPILLDKNKKIDAPYLVGVLSRYFGGIAGQDNLVTPDEIKHLSINEQINYILDKAIEVKILPPSNQSQQNRRILDVLVGTLKATYSYLPQPYPGKVTVLRAKEKHIMASDPTLVWVELFSIMDAEDIKIIDVSGNHYTCILEPHLQVLAERLKSSLAEF
- a CDS encoding beta-1,6-N-acetylglucosaminyltransferase; this encodes MRIAYIVLAHKYPEQLVRLISKLNTDDVSFFIHIDQKTEQKIYHQIVTQLKDFPNVSFIKRYHLGWGGFDIIRASLEGIKSIVETGKYFDYVIYFSGQDYLIKSNEQIKKFFQENNGKEFIEYFPLPCSIWYKGGLTRLESWYIRWKDKEFFIPQKREFKSPINSLLYSLLILLLPKRPKLPEGFALYGGSAFWCLTGESTKWINNFVKQNPKFVNSFNYTYCPDELFYQILIANSPFKEKIINTSLTYLEWPKDDSLHPKILEKKDFEKIRESEKLFARKFDLTIDANILDMIDKRILSESEKIK
- a CDS encoding class I fructose-bisphosphate aldolase → MTTTLSAPHSIESLLGKEAEDLLTYKAKVSKDLLHLPGPDFVDRVWLNSDRNPQVLRNLQTLYSTGRLANTGYLSILPVDQGIEHSAGASFAPNPIYFDPENILKLAIAAGCNAVATTLGVLGSVSRKYAHKIPFIVKINHNELLTFPNQSDQVLFASVEQAWNLGAVAVGATIYFGSENSTRQIQEISQAFKRAHDLGMVTILWCYLRNNAFKEDKDYHLAADLTGQANHLGVTIEADIIKQKLPENNNGYGAVAKATGKSYGKTNERVYTDLTTDHPIDLTRYQVLNCYCGRAGLINSGGASGKNDFAEAVRTAVINKRAGGTGLISGRKTFQRPFDEGVKLFNAIQDVYLSDAVAIA
- a CDS encoding pyridoxal phosphate-dependent aminotransferase; amino-acid sequence: MKLAQRVSQVAPSITLAIAAKAKAMKAEGIDVCSFSAGEPDFDSPAHVKAAAQKALDEGKTKYGPASGEPKLREAIARKLKTDNGLDYKAENVIVTNGGKHSLFNLILALIEPGDEVIIPAPYWLSYPEMVTLAGGVSVIVPTDVSTGYKITPEQLRKSITPKTKLFILNSPSNPTGMVYTPEEIQAIAQIIVETDILVVSDEIYEKILYDGVKQVSIGSLGPEIFERTIISNGFAKAYSMTGWRIGYLAGPIDLIKATITIQSHSVSNVCTFAQYGAIAALEGSQDCVEEMLQAFAKRREVMYERLNAIPGLSCPKPDGAFYLFPDISKTGLKSLDFSNRLLEKEQVAVIPGIAFAGDDNIRLSYATDMATIEKGMDRFEKFVKSLI